A stretch of the Saccharolobus caldissimus genome encodes the following:
- a CDS encoding sodium:solute symporter family protein has product MLGLYGIITFVVLFIIFAVLGFYGAYWRRGNLDLLHEWGLAGRRLGTILVWFLMGADLYTAYTFIAVPSGLFAKGSLYFFAVPYVSLTFAIALLTMPRLWVVSRNKGYVTAADFVKDRFNSKILAALVALTGVVAELPYIALQIVGMKAVLEMMLLGIGNIALVSEISLIIAFIILAAFTFTSGLRGAALTGVFKDILIWITVISIITIVPLQYGGFSHAFSEMATKQMAIYSKLAEPLIPAYWSLFLGSALALYLYPHAINGSLSADDKNKLMYGTALLPIYGIGLAIIALFGILIYAVPNALNIVKLTHNGALVVPALIVTTMPDWAAGIMLLGIFVGGLVPAAIMAIASANLLVRNVIKEIKTDLTFKGETDLAKWISAIIKFIALAFVFLVPETYAINLQLLGGIIIAQTLPAVFLGLYTDWFNPWALTAGWATGIISGVYMFVTFGLPRATSVYPTPFGLLYIAVISLAFNLIVSTIGTLVARGLGYKTKSNISAEELKG; this is encoded by the coding sequence ATGTTAGGGTTATATGGAATTATAACTTTTGTAGTCTTATTTATTATATTCGCAGTACTAGGATTTTATGGAGCTTACTGGAGAAGGGGGAATTTAGACTTACTACATGAATGGGGATTAGCTGGAAGAAGACTAGGAACCATATTAGTCTGGTTCTTAATGGGTGCCGATTTATATACAGCATATACTTTTATTGCAGTACCTTCTGGTCTTTTCGCTAAAGGCTCGCTGTACTTCTTCGCAGTACCTTATGTAAGTTTAACTTTTGCCATAGCATTACTTACAATGCCTAGACTATGGGTTGTGTCAAGAAATAAAGGTTACGTTACAGCTGCGGATTTTGTAAAGGATAGGTTTAATAGTAAGATTCTCGCAGCTTTAGTAGCATTAACTGGTGTAGTAGCGGAATTACCGTATATAGCATTACAAATAGTTGGTATGAAGGCTGTCTTAGAAATGATGCTATTAGGCATAGGTAACATAGCACTTGTTTCTGAAATTTCGCTAATAATAGCATTTATAATACTAGCTGCGTTTACATTTACTAGCGGATTAAGGGGTGCAGCGTTAACAGGAGTTTTTAAAGATATCTTAATTTGGATAACTGTAATATCAATCATTACAATAGTTCCTCTTCAATACGGTGGTTTTTCTCACGCATTCAGTGAAATGGCCACTAAACAGATGGCAATATATAGTAAGTTAGCCGAACCATTAATTCCAGCTTATTGGAGTTTGTTCTTAGGAAGTGCATTAGCATTATATCTTTATCCCCATGCCATAAACGGTTCCTTGAGTGCTGACGATAAAAACAAATTAATGTATGGTACTGCTTTACTGCCAATTTACGGCATTGGGTTAGCTATAATAGCGTTATTCGGTATTTTAATTTATGCCGTCCCAAATGCATTGAATATAGTCAAATTAACTCATAATGGAGCATTAGTTGTTCCAGCTCTAATAGTTACCACTATGCCAGATTGGGCTGCTGGTATAATGCTTTTAGGCATTTTCGTAGGAGGTTTAGTTCCAGCAGCTATAATGGCAATAGCATCAGCTAACTTATTAGTTAGGAACGTTATAAAAGAAATCAAAACAGATTTAACATTTAAAGGGGAAACTGACCTAGCTAAATGGATTTCTGCTATAATCAAATTTATCGCATTAGCCTTCGTATTTTTAGTACCAGAGACATACGCCATAAACTTACAATTATTAGGTGGGATAATAATTGCTCAAACACTACCAGCAGTATTCTTAGGACTTTATACTGACTGGTTTAATCCTTGGGCATTAACAGCTGGTTGGGCTACAGGAATAATAAGTGGCGTTTACATGTTTGTTACATTTGGATTACCTAGAGCTACATCAGTTTATCCGACTCCTTTCGGATTACTATATATTGCTGTCATATCATTAGCCTTTAATCTAATAGTTTCAACTATTGGTACATTAGTAGCTAGAGGATTAGGATATAAAACCAAAAGTAATATATCTGCTGAGGAGTTAAAGGGATAA
- a CDS encoding winged helix-turn-helix domain-containing protein, which translates to MTKKRSKLEIIQAILEACKVGSPKTRIMYGANLSYALTGRYIKMLMDLEIIRQEGKLYLLTKKGEELLDDIRKFNDLRKQMDQLREKINSVLSIKQ; encoded by the coding sequence ATGACTAAGAAAAGAAGCAAATTAGAAATTATACAAGCCATACTGGAGGCGTGTAAGGTAGGGTCTCCTAAGACGAGAATAATGTATGGAGCTAATCTAAGCTATGCACTAACGGGAAGATACATAAAGATGTTAATGGATCTAGAAATAATTAGACAAGAAGGTAAATTATATCTACTAACTAAGAAGGGAGAAGAATTACTTGACGATATAAGGAAATTCAATGATTTAAGAAAGCAAATGGATCAATTAAGAGAGAAAATTAACAGTGTTCTGTCAAT
- a CDS encoding ParA family protein, which yields MKRIDIVSVKGGVGKSFIAYFLTKKLSENYNVLLLDKDLTSTISKVYNIRGNLVSFLSGNSFSSDYSKNFGNLTIINLGCSERIKRVEATKLAEVYSNFSDHDFFIVDNPSIPSDICLDKELEAYYTYLNEKRINYNLITVLPSNQVLLDESVAFLKIFEEYIKELGLLLGYDSTDVNFLSSIINMYNSRLKINIDKVYYLTDKIIKIPFIKEAIYTPLSSLPMPKEINQLIEYIL from the coding sequence ATGAAAAGAATAGATATAGTAAGTGTTAAGGGTGGTGTTGGAAAGTCTTTCATAGCTTACTTTCTAACTAAAAAACTTAGTGAGAATTATAATGTATTACTTTTAGATAAGGACTTGACGTCTACAATTAGTAAAGTATATAATATAAGAGGGAATTTAGTATCATTTTTATCTGGTAATTCATTTTCCTCAGATTATTCAAAAAATTTTGGAAATTTAACGATAATTAATTTAGGTTGTAGTGAAAGGATAAAAAGAGTTGAAGCTACTAAATTGGCTGAAGTTTATAGTAACTTTTCTGATCACGATTTCTTTATAGTTGATAACCCCTCAATTCCCTCAGACATCTGCCTAGATAAGGAACTTGAAGCTTATTATACCTATCTAAATGAAAAGAGGATAAATTATAATTTGATTACAGTATTACCCTCAAATCAAGTACTTTTAGATGAAAGCGTAGCATTTCTGAAAATATTTGAGGAATATATTAAAGAATTGGGTCTCCTACTTGGCTATGATTCGACAGATGTTAATTTCTTATCTTCTATTATAAATATGTATAATTCAAGATTAAAAATAAACATTGATAAGGTATACTATTTAACAGATAAAATAATTAAAATACCCTTTATAAAAGAGGCCATTTATACTCCTCTTAGCAGTTTACCTATGCCTAAAGAGATTAATCAACTAATAGAATATATACTTTAA
- a CDS encoding DUF3311 domain-containing protein, producing the protein MVNLRQVIAGILMAIPFIIYFDIPSYNKVYPTLGGLPYFYWYQTLWLAISTILFSIAAFLLAKR; encoded by the coding sequence ATGGTTAATTTAAGACAAGTTATTGCTGGAATATTAATGGCAATTCCCTTTATAATTTACTTCGACATCCCTTCATACAATAAGGTTTATCCAACACTGGGAGGGCTTCCCTACTTCTATTGGTATCAGACATTATGGTTAGCCATATCGACAATACTATTTTCTATAGCCGCGTTCCTTTTAGCTAAGAGGTGA